CGAGGtcaatccaatgacctagactgctccaATGGCGAGCGCTTATCATGTTTAgcgtgcaattaatatcataccaaataaaAATATTAGAATTAATCACATAATTAACATGCAAGATGATATCCTACTTGATATCCACATGCAATTAATATTTACCTAATATCAACATGCATTGCACGAACACATTACTAGTACCGTATAAAAGACCACTTATTCTGCTAAAAAACAACCCCTCATGGGCTTGGGATTTGAAGGACACTACTTGTCTCCTACATACATATACAATGGGTTCACGGCGTACCACCATTGACGAAGTGGTGATGAAATGCGTTGAGATGAACATTGTCCAAATCGTTCTGTTGCGGTGTTGCCCATGTTCGCCGTCTAGATCTTCCCACCGTCAACGGTTGCCGCGATGCCGACGTTAGTGGAACCGCCGACCTTGAGAAGAGAGTGATGGGGGAGACAATGAAGAGTGAGTGGTGAGGGCATTTATGGCACGCCTTTGAGAAAGACTGCGCAGTCTCACGCTGATTCCCACTTGCAACAGCGTGCCGTCTTTGCAGTCGCACTGACCTGACTCATCAGAAATGATCGATTCAGCCATTCCTTTTTCTCTGAGCCGCTTTGAGGAGTGTGCGATATTGGCCAAGCCAAACACGCACGTAACCAAATAAAACGATCAATGAAACACGACTTTTGTAGAATCTGCACATTTACTCTTGCATTCCATGCCTGTTTTAGATGCTTTTTTGCAAGTGTAAGGAGGATATTAAGGCTATTTTTTTCATCTCTTTCCTCCTCTACAAGAAAAGCTCTTCTTCTCCTGTCGGCACCACCGCCGGTCCGTCCCATCTCCGACGGCCTCTAGGCCATGGAGGTGTGGAGGATTTCGGTCCCAAGCATTGGAGGGACCCGTTCTCGTTTTTGTTAGATCTAGCGTCTTGTTGGGGCCGTGTGACTGCGATGTTATATCccttagtaggaataatgtctctCACGTTCTATCCCCGTTCTGATGGTGCGTCTAGTATCGTCGaagggcgtgtggaggtttgtctccgtcggatctcgcgggattcggtcggtgctggtcttcggtggatctgattggatccggtcttcgtccATCTTCGCTTGGGTGTTTATAGGTTTGACCCTTTCTTCATCGACGATGGTTGCTagtctggtgcgctggtcctatggggccttagcactttccgactgtctactacaaggTCGCTCCAATGCTTGTAATCGCCGCAAGGTGGTCCATGaacatggttgtaatttttattacctctgttgttctttgtactgtcatgattgaagatgaatagattaaaaATTTCTCGCAAAAAAGGTGTAAGGAGGAGATTGGTTAAGCTGCCTATGGTGAGTAGCATTAATATCAATGCATATAATACAAATGTATGATACTACCTCTGTAATACATAATATCAAATATTAGTATCTTAGATGaccttatttattgtcatgcatgacatatACTAGTAGCATAACACTATTATGATACGGTATTGGTATCACGATATGATACTCAATTCTCTCCTTCTTTATTTATTTCTATGTCACCTCATCAAAATTGTCACGTTTTGGGTTTTTATATTAAGTAAATAATCTCTGTACTCTTTTTCGCAAATTTCCTATATAAATTAAAAACATTTTTCTGAAAAAAAAGAACGCACGTCTTCCTTTTTGCATTTGTCCAAACAAAAAGACAATAACAAATATGAGATGAAAAGTTTAAAGTTCGTTTCATGAACAGCTCTAAACTATAGACAGAGTTGGCCGCCTGCAATTTCTTCAGCAGAATGGAATGTAAACAGCTACAGAGAAAACCATTGCAAGCAGTCACGCTCACTCACACGCGTCCCTACTCTTCACCTTTTTTTTTACCAGTCCTTCAGTCGAACACAACGAGCTTTTGGTACTCCGGCCCGGCGATGGCCTTCTCCATGACTGCCCTCGGCGACAGGATGTATTCGCCCTGGAGGAACAGCTTCACCATGTTCTTGGAGAAGCCGCTCACCAGCGCCACCCCCTTCTGATGCGCCGTCACCGGCACCGAGTCTGAGTCCCGCAGGTTCCAGAAGATAATCTGCGGCATGGCGTCGCCGTACCCGGCCTCGGAATACTTCCTCGTGATCGCCTCGTAGTCGGTCTCCCACGGCCTCGACGATGCCTGGTCGAACTCCATGTCGCTGAACACGAACACCTTCTTCACCATGCGCTCCGGAGGGACCTTGCCGGCGACGGCCACGCGCAGGAGCTGGTCGAACACCGCCTGGAAGTCGGTGTTCATGTCCCATTCCATCTCGCGTATGAACCGTGTCTTCTCCGCGAGGGTGTCGCCGGAGATGTGGTGCAGCTGCGGCTTCTCGCTGAAGGTGATGACGCGGTGGGGCCATGGCTCGTCGCAAAGCTcggagaggaggaggccgagcGCCACGCATACGTCCACGGGGAGGCCGTTCATGCTGCCCGACACGTCGCACACGGCGAGGCAGTTGTTGAGCTTGCCCAGCGCCAGCAGGTCCTCCACCATGCCTGCGTTTTGATTTTCGGCCGAAAAAAATGaatttcggccgaatttcggccgTCTCGCTAGGGCCCGATATATGGGCCTATCGGCCGAATAATTTGGcccagtttgaattttttttgcccgGCCCAGCTTCGAGAGCCTTCCAGTTAGGCTTCCGCTGAGACAAAACCACGAACCCACGCTACCTAACCCTAAATCGCTCTTTCCCTGTCCGTCCTCCTGTGTGCGGCGCCGCCGCTGCGCACAGGCCACATCTCCTCGCCCTCCTCGACATCTCCGGCCAAGGCGCTCACTTCTCCGGCCCCCCTCCACATCTCCTCGCCTCCACCCCATCCACTTCCTGTCGAAGACTGCGGCAACGGAGCTCGGCGGCTGCGGCCCTTCTCCAAGACTGCAGCATGGTGCTCGGCGGCTGCGGCAACGGAGCTGATGGAGCGCGAGCCGACCAGTTCAACGGAGGCAGTAGCACGGGGCAGCGGCAGCAGCATGGAGGGCGTCCGCTTGACTGGAAAGGTACAAATGTTCTTGATGCAGTTTCAGTACGTGTATGCAATTTCAGTTCTTGAGCAATTTCAGATCGATGTTGCTTTGTTTCTTGGTTATAATCTGTGTCTGCTTGTGCTGCTTTAGATTTAGGAGAGGTCCCTGGTAAATGGCTTGGCAAATGCATATATCATACGGGGTTAAGAAAAAGTGAGTCTTGATGAGTTGAACGTACAACAGTGAGATTATTAATCTGAAATATACATGCATCTGGTAGTCACCAAGGAGTCTCACAATGTTTTGGTTTGGTATATAATCTGAAACACACATGCATCTGGTATTCACTAAGGATGCTCACGATCTGGTActatttattttggtccaacaaaAAAGTGGGTTACAAACGTTATTCTGAACATCCTAAAATATATAATCGTTCCATAGATCTGGGGTGTGTGCTTGTTTTTGAGCTGTTGAGATGATGCTTGTGTGCAATATTAAAGTTTTTTTCATCACCTCCAACCACTCGCTTGTATGTTTGCAGAAGCATCTCATGTTTGAATTGATCATTTATTTAGATCTACAGTACGTCCAATAATAATTCAGTTGTGTTGTGTATTTAACTAAGTAGATGTTGACCGATGGTTAATTTCAATGTTCAGCGGTACCATTAAGTGGTGGTTCTAGAACTAAGCTTCGCAGTATCTTTCTCAAGAATAGATTATTATTTTTGACTTGTCTTTTTGGCAAACTAGAGCATCAGGTTGTATTTAAATTACTTATTCCTTAGTATCTAAACTAGAGCATTAAGCTGTACTGTTTTTGTTCCTCATTCATGTGAGGACACCCAAGTAAGCAAGGGTTGCTTCTCTAGTTACCTACTCTTCATAACTGACCGTTGTTCTTTTGTCATGTGATTTTGAAGAGAATGTATTTGTTGATAGTGAGAGTGAGGATAATGATGGGGTGAGTGAGGATGGGGAAGATGCTCCATCCATGCATGATCAGCAAGAGGCGCAAATGCAAGTGGAAAAAGAGACACAAATTCAAGTGGAAAAGGACGCACCTCCAAGAGATGGCAATTTGGAGACCCGTAGATCTGTACGGCTTGTCAAGAAGAAGACCAAGGGCGTCAACAGCCTATACCCTGTTGCTTAGAAATCTGTTGGCAAGTCTCTTCTTTCTAGTGTTTTATGATTCATGATAATTGCTTAGAAATTTTTAGTTACTTGGAGCTGCTAGTTTCTTAGATGTATACACTTTCTATCCATGCCTAGCCTTCATTGTCATGTTAAGCAATGTATTTATGTTATCCTGAAATGTTACCACTTGACTATTGTTGCACTAGACACCTCCATGTTAGTCCATTTTATTTCATTATGCACAAAGTGGAAGAAGAAAATTTTGATGTTGAACTACATCCATCCTGATTTTCCTTTTGTATGACAATTGACAAATGGCTAGTCCAAGCCAACAGTGGGTTGTTTGTGTCTATGTTGTTTTCTTTGTATCCTTAGAGTTTTGTTGTGCTCGAGTAAAAACTGTAAACTAGAATTCATCATTCTAGTATATGGAGGCATTTAACCTTTGCTCCTGAAGCTTTTTGGTGAATAAAAAACTATATTGCTGTAGTAGATTTGTTATTTGATTCATGAGCATGCATAAATTTGACTATTGTTCTACTAGCCACTTGTCCTGTTAGTCCATTTTATTTTTAATGCACAAAGTGGCAGAAGATAATTCCGATGCAGAACTACCTCCATCCTGACCCTTCCTATGTTTTCTCTAAACCATAAATGGCACTTGAAGAATAActaaggatatcaagaagcttttGGATGTAGGCAAGCTTGGAGCTGCTGTTTCAATGTCATACTTTGATAGTTGCCTTTTGGAGCTGTTGTTTCTATGTGTAATACTTTAAGTCTGTTGGCTGTACCGGACTATTTAAACTCTGAACTATGCTGTGATGGTTGAACTGATGTTGGACTGTTAAGGGTTATGTTGGAGGCCACTTTATAACTAATGTGTGCCTGTTATGTTGGACAGATGCAGTTTTATTAATCCCTAGAGCTTATTTGCTGAAATTTACATGATCAAACCTGATGGTTGTTGCGCTGCTATATTTGTGGCCTGTTTTATTTCAAATCTTGTTTGaatttcggccgaatttcggccaaattttcaaattttgatttTGAAATTTCGTCCGAGATTTTGCCGAAAAATTTAAAATTCCCGAAATTCGGCCATTTCGGCCAAGGACGAAAAAAAAACACAAACTGAAAATCAAAACACAGCACCATGCGCTTTCACTACAGGTCGGCGACTTCATCCTTGTCGTAGGCGGACTTCAAGATCTCGTGCGGCAGCAGAGCGCCGGCCGCGATCTTCTCCTTGCTGGACTTGACGTCGGTGAGGTA
The sequence above is drawn from the Triticum aestivum cultivar Chinese Spring chromosome 7A, IWGSC CS RefSeq v2.1, whole genome shotgun sequence genome and encodes:
- the LOC123149432 gene encoding uncharacterized protein, which gives rise to MVLGGCGNGADGARADQFNGGSSTGQRQQHGGRPLDWKENVFVDSESEDNDGVSEDGEDAPSMHDQQEAQMQVEKETQIQVEKDAPPRDGNLETRRSVRLVKKKTKGVNSLYPVA